One genomic segment of Nocardia spumae includes these proteins:
- a CDS encoding MFS transporter, which produces MNDDARRSRLPAETWVLIGAAFVIALGFGLVAPALPQFARSFGVGVAAASAIVSSFALMRLLFAPVSGRLVQRFGEQPLYLTGLLIVALSTGACALAQSYWQLILLRSLGGIGSTMFTVSSLGLVIRLSPVRERGRVSGLWSTSFLLGSLTGPLLGGALSGLGLRVPFAIYAAALLLASAVVWWSLRGSHLAQPPGPATVPVTSFGAALANPVYRAVLWSNFANGAAVFGVRMALVPLLVVEVLHESQGLAGVTLTVFAAGNAAVLFASGRLSDRLGRKPFLITGTLVCATGTIALGLAPNPAWLLAASVVAGVGSGVYTPAQQAAVADVIGPNARGGPVLAGYQMAADLGTVLGPIAIGWLAQRVSYGFALAATGMLLVVAAAGWTLVREPLRRHLPAPAVS; this is translated from the coding sequence TTGAACGACGATGCGCGTCGGTCCCGGCTGCCCGCCGAGACCTGGGTGCTGATAGGCGCGGCCTTCGTCATCGCGCTCGGATTCGGTTTGGTCGCACCGGCCTTGCCGCAATTCGCGCGCAGTTTCGGAGTGGGGGTCGCGGCCGCCTCGGCGATCGTCAGCAGTTTCGCGCTCATGCGCCTGCTGTTCGCGCCGGTGAGCGGTCGCCTGGTGCAGCGGTTCGGCGAGCAGCCGCTGTATCTGACCGGTCTGCTGATCGTGGCGTTGTCGACCGGGGCCTGCGCCCTGGCCCAGAGTTACTGGCAGTTGATCCTGCTGCGGTCACTGGGCGGAATCGGGTCGACCATGTTCACGGTGTCGTCGCTGGGACTGGTGATCCGCCTGTCCCCGGTGCGCGAGCGCGGCCGCGTCTCGGGCCTGTGGTCGACCAGCTTTCTACTCGGTTCGCTGACCGGGCCGTTGCTCGGTGGCGCGCTCAGCGGCTTGGGCCTGCGCGTGCCGTTCGCCATCTACGCGGCGGCGCTGCTGCTGGCCAGTGCGGTCGTGTGGTGGAGCCTGCGTGGTTCGCACCTGGCGCAGCCGCCGGGCCCCGCGACGGTGCCGGTGACGAGTTTCGGCGCGGCCCTGGCCAATCCGGTGTACCGCGCGGTCCTGTGGTCCAATTTCGCGAACGGCGCGGCGGTCTTCGGGGTGCGAATGGCGCTGGTCCCGCTGCTGGTCGTGGAGGTGCTCCACGAGTCGCAGGGGCTCGCGGGAGTGACTCTGACCGTCTTCGCCGCGGGTAATGCCGCGGTGCTGTTCGCCTCCGGACGGCTGTCGGATCGGCTGGGCCGCAAACCCTTCCTGATCACCGGCACCCTGGTGTGCGCGACCGGGACCATCGCGCTGGGCCTGGCGCCGAATCCGGCGTGGCTGCTGGCGGCCTCCGTCGTCGCCGGCGTCGGATCGGGTGTGTACACCCCGGCGCAGCAGGCGGCGGTCGCCGATGTCATCGGCCCCAACGCGCGTGGCGGGCCAGTGCTGGCCGGGTATCAGATGGCCGCCGACCTCGGCACCGTTCTCGGGCCGATCGCGATCGGATGGCTGGCCCAGCGGGTGTCGTACGGATTCGCCCTCGCGGCGACGGGCATGCTGCTGGTGGTCGCGGCGGCGGGGTGGACGCTGGTGCGCGAACCGCTGCGGCGGCATCTGCCCGCGCCGGCGGTGTCCTGA
- a CDS encoding DUF190 domain-containing protein, giving the protein MSEAADETAMQIVTEADAWQPDPRWRSAARLTVLLGEDDHYKHRPRYHEIVRRARDAGLAGASVWRGVEGYGVTSRIHTTRMLDLAENLPVMVMIVDDSQLLRDFVVANAELFESGTVTLSAVQVWQSDGGLR; this is encoded by the coding sequence ATGAGCGAAGCAGCGGACGAGACCGCGATGCAGATCGTCACCGAAGCCGATGCGTGGCAGCCCGATCCGCGCTGGCGGTCCGCCGCCCGTTTGACGGTGCTGCTCGGTGAGGACGACCACTACAAGCATCGTCCCCGCTATCACGAGATCGTGCGGCGCGCCCGCGACGCCGGTCTGGCCGGCGCCAGCGTGTGGCGCGGTGTGGAGGGCTACGGTGTGACGTCCCGGATCCACACCACCCGTATGCTCGATCTGGCCGAGAACCTGCCGGTGATGGTCATGATCGTCGACGACTCGCAACTGCTCCGCGATTTCGTGGTGGCCAATGCAGAACTTTTCGAATCCGGCACGGTGACCCTGTCCGCGGTGCAGGTGTGGCAGTCCGACGGCGGTCTGCGATGA
- the pgm gene encoding phosphoglucomutase (alpha-D-glucose-1,6-bisphosphate-dependent) produces the protein MAHDRAGRPARASDLEDLPHLVTAYYSRIPDPSVPGQQVVFGTSGHRGSSLDCAFNEAHILAITQAIVEYRATRGITGPVYLARDTHALSEPAWTTALEVLAANDVTAVIDSRGRYTPTPALSHAVLRHNRGGTRHQADGIVVTPSHNPPRDGGFKYNPPHGGPADTVATDAIAERANELLRGGLAGIKRTTLQHALATGVQRYDYLDQYIADLPNVLNLDAIRGAGIRLGADPMGGASVDYWEEIGQRYDLELEVVNPFVDPTWRFMTLDGDGKIRMDPSSRYAMASLVAIRDDYDISTGNDADADRHGIVTPDAGLMNPNHFLAVAIEYLVANRMGWDALTKIGKTAVTSSMIDRVVGVLGRQTHEVPVGFKWFVPGLFSGSLAFGGEESAGASFLRHDGTVWTTDKDGILLALLAAEITAVTGQSPSARYAELEKRYGSPAYARIDATASAEQKRRLAALTPDDITATEVAGESVLSVQTRARGNGAALGGVKVTTENAWFAARPSGTEDKYKIYAESFEGPEHLAQVQAAAEDVVGRALGIEESAIAD, from the coding sequence ATGGCCCACGATCGTGCCGGACGACCGGCGCGGGCCAGCGATCTCGAGGATCTGCCGCACTTGGTGACGGCGTACTACAGCCGCATCCCCGACCCGTCCGTACCCGGGCAGCAGGTCGTTTTCGGCACCTCCGGACACCGTGGGTCCAGTCTGGATTGCGCGTTCAACGAGGCTCATATCCTCGCGATCACCCAGGCGATCGTGGAGTACCGGGCCACCCGCGGCATCACCGGCCCGGTCTATCTGGCGCGTGATACCCACGCCCTGTCCGAACCGGCGTGGACCACGGCGCTGGAGGTTCTGGCGGCCAACGATGTGACGGCCGTTATCGACAGCCGTGGCCGCTACACCCCGACACCGGCGCTGAGCCACGCCGTGCTGCGCCACAACCGCGGCGGAACCCGGCACCAGGCCGACGGCATCGTGGTGACCCCGTCGCACAATCCGCCGCGCGACGGCGGTTTCAAATACAACCCGCCGCACGGTGGACCCGCCGATACGGTCGCCACCGACGCGATCGCCGAACGGGCCAACGAACTGCTGCGCGGCGGCCTGGCCGGGATCAAACGCACGACCCTGCAGCATGCGCTGGCCACCGGGGTACAGCGCTACGACTACCTCGACCAGTACATCGCCGATCTGCCGAATGTCCTGAATCTGGACGCGATTCGCGGCGCCGGGATCCGGCTGGGCGCAGATCCCATGGGCGGTGCCAGCGTCGACTACTGGGAGGAGATCGGCCAGCGCTACGACCTCGAACTCGAGGTGGTGAATCCGTTCGTCGATCCGACCTGGCGGTTCATGACGCTCGACGGCGACGGCAAGATCCGGATGGATCCCTCCTCGCGTTACGCGATGGCCTCGCTGGTGGCGATCCGCGACGATTACGACATCTCGACCGGTAACGACGCCGACGCCGATCGGCACGGCATCGTCACTCCCGATGCGGGACTGATGAATCCGAACCACTTCCTCGCGGTGGCGATCGAATACCTGGTCGCCAACCGGATGGGCTGGGATGCGCTGACCAAGATCGGCAAGACGGCGGTCACCTCCTCGATGATCGATCGGGTGGTCGGAGTGCTGGGACGCCAGACCCACGAGGTGCCGGTCGGATTCAAATGGTTCGTCCCCGGATTGTTCAGCGGGTCACTGGCCTTCGGCGGTGAGGAGAGCGCCGGCGCCTCCTTCCTGCGACACGACGGCACCGTCTGGACCACCGACAAGGACGGCATCCTGCTGGCTCTGCTGGCCGCCGAGATCACCGCGGTCACCGGGCAGAGTCCGTCGGCTCGCTACGCCGAGCTCGAAAAACGCTACGGTAGCCCCGCATACGCGCGGATCGATGCCACGGCGAGCGCCGAGCAGAAGCGGCGCTTGGCCGCGCTGACACCAGACGACATCACCGCCACCGAGGTCGCGGGCGAATCCGTGCTGTCGGTGCAGACTCGGGCCCGCGGCAACGGCGCGGCCCTGGGCGGTGTCAAGGTCACCACCGAGAACGCGTGGTTCGCCGCCCGCCCGTCGGGTACGGAGGACAAGTACAAGATCTACGCCGAATCCTTCGAAGGGCCCGAACACCTCGCACAGGTGCAGGCGGCGGCCGAGGACGTGGTCGGCCGGGCGCTCGGCATCGAGGAGTCCGCGATAGCGGACTGA
- a CDS encoding MFS transporter: protein MTSAIDLDTQRSNQPSRRSADAGRRGSHAMRWWVLAVLGVAQLMVVLDATVVNIALPEAQLDLGFSNGDRQWVVTGYALAFGSLLLLGGRLSDLFGRRTTFIIGLIGFAVASAVGGAANGFEMLVVARVAQGVFGALLAPAALSLLTVTFTEPSERAKAFGIFGAVAGTGGALGLLLGGALTEWASWRWVMYVNLIFAAVALVGAVLLLAKHTAEHRPKLDIPGTVTVSAALFGIVYGFSHAESHGWTNGLTLTFLIGGVVLLGVFAWLQTRVEHPLLPLRIVLDRTRAGSYMTVFVMGIGMFAIFLFLTYYMQLTLKYSPIMTGVAFLPMIAAMIASSTTVPSLLLPKIGPKITVAAGFLVAAAGMAWLTRIGLDTGYASHILPALILLGLGLGGAMSTAFQGSTAGVNHDDAGVASAMVNTSQQVGGSIGTALLSTIASSAAADYLSGRQPTQLAVAESLIKSYTTSFWWAAAIFVVGAVAAAVLMPSTAPAPAEGEPVLAH from the coding sequence ATGACTTCCGCGATCGATCTCGACACACAGCGGTCGAACCAGCCGTCGAGGCGTTCGGCCGACGCGGGCCGCCGTGGCTCGCATGCCATGCGCTGGTGGGTGCTCGCCGTACTGGGCGTCGCCCAATTGATGGTCGTGCTGGACGCGACCGTGGTGAACATCGCGCTTCCCGAGGCCCAGTTGGATCTGGGCTTCTCCAACGGCGACCGCCAGTGGGTGGTCACCGGCTACGCGCTCGCGTTCGGCAGTCTGCTGCTGCTCGGCGGGCGGCTCAGTGACCTGTTCGGCAGGCGCACCACCTTCATCATCGGCCTGATCGGCTTCGCCGTCGCCTCCGCGGTGGGTGGCGCGGCCAACGGATTCGAGATGCTGGTGGTGGCTCGTGTCGCCCAGGGTGTCTTCGGCGCACTGCTCGCCCCCGCGGCGCTGTCACTGCTGACTGTGACCTTCACCGAACCTTCGGAGCGGGCCAAGGCCTTCGGCATCTTCGGTGCCGTCGCGGGTACCGGTGGCGCGCTGGGCCTGCTGCTCGGTGGCGCGCTCACCGAATGGGCCTCGTGGCGCTGGGTGATGTACGTCAACCTGATCTTCGCCGCCGTCGCCCTGGTCGGTGCCGTGCTGCTGCTGGCCAAGCACACCGCCGAACACCGTCCCAAGCTCGACATCCCGGGCACGGTCACCGTCAGTGCCGCCCTGTTCGGCATCGTCTACGGCTTCTCGCACGCGGAATCGCACGGCTGGACCAACGGTCTGACCCTGACCTTCCTGATCGGCGGCGTCGTGCTGCTGGGCGTGTTCGCGTGGCTGCAGACCCGCGTGGAACACCCGCTGCTGCCGCTGCGCATCGTCCTGGACCGCACTCGGGCCGGTTCCTATATGACGGTCTTCGTCATGGGTATCGGGATGTTCGCGATCTTCCTGTTCCTGACCTACTACATGCAGCTGACGCTGAAGTACTCGCCGATCATGACCGGTGTGGCCTTCCTGCCGATGATCGCGGCCATGATCGCGTCCTCGACCACGGTGCCGTCGCTGCTGCTGCCGAAGATCGGGCCGAAGATCACCGTCGCCGCCGGATTCCTGGTGGCCGCGGCCGGTATGGCCTGGCTGACCCGGATCGGCCTCGACACCGGCTACGCCAGCCACATCCTGCCGGCCCTGATCCTGCTGGGGCTGGGTCTCGGTGGCGCGATGTCGACCGCGTTCCAGGGATCGACCGCCGGTGTGAACCACGACGACGCCGGTGTCGCCTCGGCCATGGTCAACACCAGCCAGCAGGTCGGTGGCTCGATCGGCACCGCACTGCTGAGCACCATCGCCTCCTCGGCCGCGGCGGACTACCTGTCGGGTCGGCAGCCCACCCAGCTTGCGGTCGCCGAATCGCTGATCAAGAGCTACACCACCAGTTTCTGGTGGGCCGCAGCGATTTTCGTGGTCGGCGCGGTCGCCGCGGCGGTGCTGATGCCCAGCACCGCACCGGCCCCCGCCGAAGGCGAACCGGTGCTGGCGCACTGA
- a CDS encoding TetR/AcrR family transcriptional regulator, whose protein sequence is MNHATAAPAPRRLRADAARNHARILRAARDLFAERGLEVTLDDVAEAAGVGVGTVYRRFANKQELIGEVFDQTVTDMAEATEAAFADPDTWHGLTRLFEWSCEHMANNRGFGEVMLELPDAMERFVSVRERIKPMVTRLIDKAVTEGVLRPGIAASDFFAMINMVEGIASFAKPVNPEVWRRYMGIILDGVRGDDIPRQPLTVPPLNDADVDHAKEAVFACRRR, encoded by the coding sequence GTGAATCACGCCACGGCCGCTCCCGCTCCCCGGCGCCTGCGCGCCGATGCCGCCCGCAACCACGCGCGGATCCTCAGAGCGGCCAGAGATCTGTTCGCCGAGCGCGGCCTCGAGGTCACACTCGACGATGTGGCCGAAGCGGCCGGCGTCGGCGTGGGCACGGTCTATCGGCGCTTCGCGAACAAACAGGAACTGATCGGCGAGGTCTTCGACCAGACCGTCACCGATATGGCCGAGGCCACCGAGGCCGCCTTCGCCGATCCCGATACCTGGCACGGGCTCACGCGGCTGTTCGAGTGGTCCTGCGAACACATGGCCAACAACCGGGGCTTCGGCGAAGTGATGCTCGAACTACCCGACGCGATGGAGCGCTTCGTCTCGGTGCGCGAACGGATCAAGCCGATGGTGACGCGATTGATCGACAAGGCCGTCACCGAGGGCGTGCTGCGCCCCGGCATCGCCGCCTCGGACTTCTTCGCGATGATCAACATGGTCGAGGGGATCGCGAGCTTCGCCAAACCGGTGAATCCCGAGGTCTGGCGGCGCTACATGGGGATAATCCTGGACGGCGTGCGCGGCGACGACATCCCTCGGCAGCCGCTGACGGTCCCGCCTCTGAACGACGCCGACGTAGACCACGCGAAGGAAGCGGTATTCGCGTGCCGCAGAAGGTAA